Proteins co-encoded in one Opitutus terrae PB90-1 genomic window:
- a CDS encoding GspE/PulE family protein, with amino-acid sequence MPALSTDLLPSSLTAQLSESQRQAVAEAPRDKRLTVLAGALNLPEPAALSALASASGLDVASNLEADPASRGLLPARLVHDFQIIPIKFGAESPESRAESPSLDDSGSQLSALDSQHPLHLATSWLPDDVMVDWLRTFTPRRPVWHLAVPERVRQLIIENYGVGSGSLEDGDDGYVAPEVVQQAEEVVDEEAAVVRFVSDVIAQAVEDQATDIHFEPQEGQLRIRYRVDGLLVPVPVPENLLRFQDAIISRLKIMARLNISERRLPQDGRINFRAENTVLDIRVSTIPTIYAESVSLRLLNQKKEAYSMDRLGMSAEEQAQISQVLDYPHGIILVTGPTGSGKSTSLNAFLRKINSTDLRIITIEDPIEYEVPGVNQMQVRPEIGLTFADALRHVLRQDPDVIMVGEIRDKDTAEIAIRASLTGHLVFSTLHTNDAPGAITRLVDMGIEPFLVASAIELVIAQRLVRRLCPVCSRDEPANKIKLRESLSILGCPAEEADTVEALKAPVGCDRCRGTGYRGRIGLFEIFRLNDEMHELVLKRESTRTLDECARRHGMRTLGQSGWEKVKAGYTTLDEVLRVVTVAEK; translated from the coding sequence ATGCCCGCGCTGTCCACGGATCTCCTGCCCTCCTCGCTGACCGCCCAGCTCAGCGAATCCCAACGCCAGGCCGTCGCCGAGGCGCCGCGCGACAAACGGCTGACTGTTCTGGCGGGCGCGTTGAACCTGCCGGAACCCGCGGCGCTCTCCGCGCTGGCGTCCGCCTCCGGACTCGATGTCGCCAGCAATCTCGAGGCCGACCCCGCCTCCCGCGGATTGCTGCCCGCGCGGCTGGTGCACGACTTTCAGATCATCCCGATCAAGTTCGGTGCCGAGAGTCCAGAGTCCAGAGCTGAGAGCCCGAGCCTCGATGATTCTGGCTCTCAGCTCTCAGCTCTGGACTCTCAGCATCCCCTTCACCTCGCCACCTCGTGGCTGCCGGACGACGTCATGGTCGACTGGCTGCGCACGTTCACGCCGCGCCGTCCGGTGTGGCACCTCGCCGTGCCCGAGCGAGTCCGCCAGCTGATCATCGAGAACTACGGCGTGGGCTCCGGCTCGCTCGAGGACGGCGACGACGGCTACGTCGCGCCCGAGGTCGTGCAACAGGCCGAGGAAGTCGTCGACGAGGAGGCCGCGGTGGTGCGCTTCGTCAGCGACGTGATTGCGCAGGCGGTCGAGGACCAGGCGACCGACATTCACTTCGAGCCACAGGAAGGCCAGCTCCGGATCCGCTACCGCGTCGATGGGTTGCTCGTGCCGGTGCCCGTGCCGGAGAACCTGCTGCGGTTTCAGGACGCGATCATCTCGCGCCTGAAGATCATGGCGCGGCTCAACATTTCCGAGCGCCGGCTGCCCCAGGATGGCCGCATCAATTTCCGCGCCGAGAACACCGTCCTCGACATCCGCGTCTCCACGATTCCGACCATCTACGCCGAGTCCGTCTCGCTCCGTCTGCTCAACCAGAAGAAGGAGGCCTACTCGATGGACCGACTGGGGATGAGCGCCGAGGAGCAGGCGCAGATCTCGCAGGTGCTCGATTACCCGCACGGGATCATCCTCGTCACCGGTCCCACCGGCTCCGGCAAGAGCACTTCGCTCAACGCGTTTCTCCGGAAGATCAACTCCACCGACCTGCGGATCATCACGATCGAAGACCCGATCGAGTATGAGGTGCCCGGCGTGAACCAGATGCAGGTCCGGCCGGAGATCGGGCTGACCTTCGCCGATGCGCTCCGCCACGTGCTCCGTCAGGACCCCGACGTGATCATGGTCGGCGAAATCCGCGACAAGGACACCGCCGAGATCGCGATTCGCGCTTCGCTCACGGGCCACTTGGTTTTCTCGACACTGCACACGAACGACGCGCCCGGCGCGATCACGCGGCTCGTCGACATGGGCATCGAGCCGTTCCTCGTTGCGTCAGCTATCGAGCTGGTGATCGCACAACGACTCGTCCGCCGGCTTTGCCCCGTGTGCTCACGCGACGAGCCCGCAAACAAGATCAAGCTGCGTGAAAGCCTCTCGATCCTCGGCTGTCCAGCCGAGGAGGCCGACACGGTCGAGGCGCTCAAGGCGCCGGTCGGCTGTGACCGTTGCCGCGGCACCGGCTACCGCGGTCGGATCGGGTTGTTCGAGATTTTCCGGCTCAACGACGAGATGCACGAGCTGGTGTTGAAGCGCGAAAGCACCCGTACGCTGGACGAATGCGCGCGCCGTCACGGTATGCGCACGCTTGGCCAGAGCGGCTGGGAAAAGGTGAAGGCCGGCTACACCACGCTCGACGAGGTCCTGCGCGTCGTCACGGTCGCCGAGAAATAG
- a CDS encoding secretin N-terminal domain-containing protein yields the protein MSLRFFRFALVLSLGAFAFSLHAQQPEPAAGPAAAEEMVGPIKLPDADIDTVLGLLEIYTGRSILRPQQLPTATYRVVIDRKVTKSEAIMALETALSLNQIGVAPLGDKFLKVVALSQVKTEAPEMIEGSTLGLAPSGRVATKLFQLDFLRVNEFVPQITPLLTPGVANGVVPLDKANAALITDTVSNLQRIEMLLQQLDKPSMAGLTPKFYQLNFTKASDLVTKLRGMFQGPLQNQLGSSISYNADDRTNQVILLSDPRQHPLFDELIAKLDVRAEPNTRNEVIYLKHASAKDVAPLLSQLVSGQNTAAQKAAGTSGSVRAPVPQPNQPNQAATPDAAVALAGATVDTNEFSSYITILPDERSNSIVVSGTVDDIRLIRDLVEKVDILLAQVRIEVIIAEVTLDDSNKTGLSALNLTVATPQGSSQGTHITNFAGKVAGWDISQGVVNPLAFQAALGDAGTRSNVKILSAPTIVTTHNKEAQILVGESLPIITGIYTTAVGSTTPTEPGFAQNQQVTYKDIAIDLKVTPLIGDDGSIQLKIDQKVDDVVRTISINNSDQPVIGRRQATSFINVSDGQIVVLGGLQRTANTRGRNKLGFLVEIPILSHLFGARTNSVRRTELLLFIRPHVIAPDAGTADATNTINSLSNKEQINQYLSDPSKQPKEKLIEKLK from the coding sequence ATGAGCCTGCGCTTCTTTCGTTTCGCCCTCGTCTTGTCGCTAGGTGCCTTCGCGTTTTCCCTCCATGCGCAGCAGCCGGAACCCGCCGCCGGCCCTGCGGCGGCCGAGGAGATGGTCGGTCCGATCAAGCTGCCGGATGCCGACATCGACACGGTCCTCGGGCTGCTCGAAATCTACACGGGGCGCAGCATCCTGCGTCCGCAACAACTCCCGACCGCCACCTACCGGGTGGTGATCGACCGAAAGGTCACCAAGTCCGAAGCGATCATGGCGTTGGAGACGGCCCTGTCGCTCAACCAGATCGGCGTTGCCCCACTCGGCGACAAATTCCTGAAAGTCGTCGCGCTCTCCCAGGTGAAAACGGAGGCGCCCGAAATGATCGAGGGCTCCACGCTGGGGTTGGCGCCAAGTGGTCGCGTGGCCACGAAGCTGTTCCAGCTCGATTTTCTGCGCGTCAACGAGTTCGTGCCGCAAATCACGCCGCTGCTCACCCCCGGCGTCGCCAACGGCGTGGTGCCGCTCGACAAGGCCAACGCCGCGCTGATCACCGACACCGTGAGCAACCTGCAGCGGATCGAGATGCTCCTGCAGCAACTCGACAAACCCAGCATGGCCGGGCTCACGCCGAAGTTTTACCAGCTCAACTTCACCAAGGCCAGCGACCTGGTCACAAAGCTCCGCGGCATGTTCCAGGGCCCGCTGCAAAACCAGCTCGGCAGCTCCATCAGCTACAACGCCGACGATCGCACCAACCAGGTCATCCTGCTCTCGGATCCACGGCAGCACCCGCTCTTCGACGAGCTGATCGCGAAGCTCGATGTCCGCGCCGAGCCGAACACGCGCAACGAGGTCATCTACCTGAAGCACGCCTCTGCGAAGGATGTCGCGCCGCTGCTCAGCCAGCTGGTCTCCGGCCAAAACACCGCCGCACAGAAAGCCGCCGGCACCAGCGGCTCCGTGCGCGCGCCCGTTCCTCAGCCCAATCAGCCGAACCAGGCCGCCACACCTGACGCCGCGGTGGCGCTCGCGGGTGCGACGGTGGATACCAATGAATTCAGCAGCTACATCACGATCCTGCCCGACGAGCGCAGCAACTCGATCGTGGTCTCGGGCACCGTCGACGACATCCGGTTGATTCGCGACTTGGTCGAGAAGGTGGACATCCTCCTTGCCCAAGTGCGGATCGAGGTGATCATCGCCGAGGTCACGCTGGATGACTCCAACAAAACGGGCCTCAGCGCGCTGAACCTCACCGTCGCCACGCCCCAAGGCAGCTCGCAGGGCACGCACATCACGAATTTCGCCGGCAAAGTCGCCGGCTGGGACATCTCGCAGGGCGTGGTCAACCCGCTCGCGTTCCAAGCCGCGCTCGGCGACGCGGGTACACGCAGCAACGTGAAAATCCTTTCGGCTCCCACGATTGTCACGACGCACAACAAGGAGGCGCAGATCCTCGTCGGCGAATCGCTGCCGATCATCACCGGCATCTACACCACCGCGGTGGGCTCGACCACGCCCACGGAACCCGGCTTCGCGCAGAACCAGCAGGTGACCTACAAGGACATCGCCATTGACCTCAAGGTCACGCCGCTCATCGGCGACGACGGCAGCATCCAGCTAAAGATCGACCAAAAGGTCGACGACGTGGTCCGCACCATCTCCATCAACAACAGCGACCAACCGGTCATCGGCCGGCGGCAGGCGACCTCGTTCATCAACGTGAGCGACGGCCAGATCGTCGTGCTCGGCGGTTTACAGCGAACCGCAAACACCCGCGGCCGGAACAAGCTCGGATTCCTCGTGGAGATTCCGATCCTCAGCCACTTGTTCGGCGCCCGGACCAATTCCGTGCGACGCACGGAACTGCTGCTCTTCATCCGCCCGCACGTGATCGCGCCGGACGCGGGCACCGCGGATGCGACGAACACCATCAATTCGCTCTCGAACAAGGAGCAGATCAACCAGTACCTCAGCGATCCCTCGAAGCAGCCGAAGGAAAAGCTGATCGAGAAACTGAAGTAA
- the aroC gene encoding chorismate synthase, whose amino-acid sequence MPNSFGKLFTVTTWGESHGASVGVVVDGCPPNLPLSVEEIQTELDRRRPGQSDIVTPRKEEDRVEILSGLFEGKTTGTPLTMMVRNADQRPEAYAEMREKFRPSHADYTYQAKFGIRDHRGGGRSSARETIGRVAAGAIAQKILRLAGGIEIRAFVTQIQDICVPALTAFPSREEVEATPIRCPHAATAAAMIERIKAVRSQGDSVGGVIECRVRGVPAGLGEPVFDRLEADLGKAMLSLPATKGFEIGSGFAGTRLKGSEHNDPFVMRDGRVTTTTNHSGGVQGGISNGAEIVFRVAFKPTATILQPQQTVDVHGADTELAARGRHDPCVLPRAVPIVEAMTALVLVDHWMRQSAQCGTFKF is encoded by the coding sequence ATGCCCAACAGCTTCGGAAAACTGTTCACGGTGACAACTTGGGGCGAAAGCCATGGGGCCAGCGTGGGCGTAGTGGTCGACGGTTGCCCGCCAAACCTGCCGCTGAGCGTAGAGGAGATTCAGACCGAACTGGACCGCCGTCGGCCGGGCCAGAGCGACATCGTCACGCCGCGGAAGGAGGAGGATCGAGTCGAGATCCTCTCCGGGCTATTCGAAGGAAAAACCACGGGCACGCCGCTGACGATGATGGTGCGCAATGCGGACCAGCGGCCGGAAGCTTATGCGGAGATGCGGGAAAAATTCCGACCCTCGCACGCCGACTACACGTATCAGGCCAAGTTTGGGATTCGCGATCACCGCGGCGGCGGCCGGAGCTCAGCCCGCGAGACGATCGGACGCGTGGCTGCAGGGGCGATCGCGCAAAAGATTTTGCGATTGGCGGGAGGGATCGAGATCCGGGCGTTCGTGACGCAGATTCAGGATATCTGTGTGCCGGCGCTCACGGCGTTTCCGTCGCGCGAGGAGGTGGAAGCCACGCCGATCCGTTGTCCGCATGCAGCGACCGCGGCGGCGATGATCGAACGAATCAAAGCGGTGCGCAGCCAGGGCGACTCGGTCGGCGGCGTGATCGAGTGCCGCGTGCGTGGCGTGCCGGCCGGATTGGGTGAACCGGTGTTTGACCGGCTCGAAGCCGATCTGGGCAAGGCAATGCTGTCGCTGCCGGCGACCAAGGGCTTTGAGATCGGCAGCGGGTTTGCGGGCACCCGGCTGAAAGGTTCGGAGCACAACGACCCGTTCGTGATGCGCGACGGCCGGGTGACGACCACGACGAATCATTCGGGCGGCGTGCAGGGCGGGATCAGCAACGGCGCGGAGATCGTGTTCCGCGTGGCGTTCAAGCCGACCGCGACGATCCTGCAGCCGCAACAAACCGTGGACGTGCACGGCGCGGACACCGAACTGGCCGCGCGCGGTCGTCATGATCCGTGTGTGCTTCCGCGGGCGGTACCGATCGTCGAAGCCATGACCGCGCTGGTACTGGTTGACCACTGGATGCGCCAGTCGGCGCAGTGCGGGACGTTCAAGTTCTAG
- a CDS encoding thymidine phosphorylase, whose translation MSLFPQHIIARKRDGHALTREEIGAFVRGATDGSWADYQLSALLMAIFLRGMNREETVAYTDAMMHSGVVADLSNVRSRKADKHSTGGVGDKISLHLAPMVAACGVAVPMISGRGLGHSGGTLDKLEAIPGFRVGLSMSEYRAQVEKLGLCLIGQTAELAPSDKKLYALRDVTATVECIPLICGSILSKKLAEGIDVLVLDVKFGAGAFMKDKAAARQLAETLVSVATAMGKPTRAVLTAMEQPLGRAVGNALEVIESIECLRGEGPEDTMEVTYALGAQMLLLARAAKDESDAMFQLQRSVKSGAALKKFGEMIAAQGGDARVVEDLNRLPRARLTESFVAVRGGFVQKVDAMGVALAALRLGAGRAKAEDKVDPGVGVSGLVKVGEHVAPGAPLGVIHANDEQALAEAEEMLAKAIVVGDRPGPAPRLIDEVIGA comes from the coding sequence ATGAGCTTGTTTCCCCAACACATCATTGCGCGCAAGCGGGACGGCCACGCGCTGACGCGCGAGGAGATCGGCGCGTTCGTGCGCGGCGCCACCGACGGCAGCTGGGCGGACTACCAGCTCTCCGCGCTGCTCATGGCGATCTTCCTGCGCGGGATGAACCGCGAGGAAACCGTTGCCTACACCGACGCGATGATGCACTCGGGCGTCGTGGCCGATCTGTCGAATGTGCGATCGCGCAAGGCGGACAAGCACTCGACCGGCGGCGTCGGCGACAAGATCTCGCTGCACCTCGCGCCGATGGTCGCGGCATGCGGCGTGGCGGTGCCGATGATCAGCGGGCGCGGCTTGGGCCACAGCGGCGGCACGCTGGATAAGCTCGAGGCGATCCCGGGTTTCCGGGTCGGGCTCTCGATGAGCGAGTATCGGGCGCAGGTGGAAAAGCTCGGGCTGTGCCTGATCGGGCAAACGGCGGAGCTGGCGCCGTCGGACAAGAAGCTCTATGCATTGCGTGACGTGACGGCCACGGTGGAGTGCATTCCGCTGATCTGCGGGAGCATTCTCTCCAAGAAACTTGCCGAGGGCATCGATGTACTGGTGCTCGACGTGAAGTTTGGCGCGGGCGCCTTCATGAAGGACAAGGCCGCCGCCCGACAGTTGGCCGAGACGCTGGTGTCGGTTGCCACTGCGATGGGCAAGCCGACCCGGGCCGTGCTCACAGCGATGGAGCAACCGCTGGGCCGCGCGGTGGGCAACGCGCTCGAAGTGATCGAGTCGATCGAGTGCCTGCGCGGGGAGGGTCCGGAGGACACGATGGAGGTCACCTACGCGCTCGGGGCGCAGATGCTGCTGCTCGCGCGGGCGGCGAAGGACGAGTCCGACGCGATGTTCCAGCTGCAGCGCAGCGTGAAGAGCGGCGCGGCGCTGAAGAAGTTCGGCGAGATGATCGCGGCCCAGGGCGGCGACGCGCGCGTGGTTGAGGATCTGAACCGGCTGCCGCGCGCACGGCTGACGGAGTCGTTCGTGGCGGTGCGCGGAGGATTTGTGCAGAAGGTCGACGCGATGGGCGTCGCGCTGGCGGCGCTGCGGTTGGGCGCCGGACGTGCGAAGGCCGAGGACAAGGTCGATCCGGGAGTCGGCGTGAGCGGACTCGTGAAGGTCGGCGAGCACGTCGCGCCAGGCGCGCCGCTCGGCGTGATCCACGCGAATGACGAGCAGGCGCTGGCGGAGGCCGAGGAGATGCTGGCGAAGGCGATCGTGGTCGGCGATCGGCCCGGCCCCGCGCCACGGCTGATCGACGAGGTGATCGGCGCGTAG
- a CDS encoding ABC-F family ATP-binding cassette domain-containing protein produces the protein MLTIADISKSYGTRELFAEVSLFIARTDRYGLVGPNGAGKTTLFNLILGEESPDSGTIEWERGADFGFLPQESAPVADETILEIATSGKKLVPENDDDYDIDYTLEPRAKKILAGLGFREGDAGKLAKTFSGGWVMRAHLARLLVAEPALLLLDEPTNHLDLEALLWFQDYLSRYPGGLVVISHDRAFLNALCTGILELRSGRLNRYTGNYDDYLNERDARKAQQLAAFKNQQREIAHLQRFVDRFGAKASMASRAKSKEKQIERLEAVAVDEPEDDLKRIHFKFPQPPRSGLRVATLEHVQQAYGDHVVYRDLNFEAERGQRIVLVGPNGAGKSTLLKILGGVIPIQGGSFELGSNVITGYFAQNRLDNLRADATVFDNVMELRTNENQLTEQQARAILGAFLFRKDDVFKKVSVLSGGEKSRLALARLLVKPPNLLLMDEPTTHLDMASIDALVSALQNYEGTLIFISHDVYFIRALARNVLHVHSGRLTPYAGDYDYYLEKSRATNERAALTAGFTDARPVQVKAAAAPEPAPRKKTSPNELKKLRIEVGKLEQRVAELETKQSELTAELEAPETYANKGRFHHLNRELTVIVDQIAAATAEWETAATKLAELEKP, from the coding sequence ATGCTGACGATCGCTGACATTTCCAAGTCCTATGGCACCCGCGAGCTGTTCGCGGAGGTGTCGCTGTTCATCGCCCGCACCGATCGTTACGGCTTGGTGGGGCCCAACGGCGCCGGCAAAACCACGCTGTTCAACCTGATCCTCGGCGAGGAATCGCCCGACTCCGGCACGATCGAATGGGAGCGCGGTGCAGACTTCGGCTTTCTGCCGCAAGAGAGCGCGCCCGTGGCCGACGAGACCATCCTGGAGATCGCCACCAGCGGCAAGAAACTGGTCCCGGAAAACGACGACGACTACGACATCGACTACACCCTCGAGCCGCGGGCCAAGAAAATTCTCGCCGGCCTCGGTTTTCGCGAGGGCGACGCCGGCAAGCTCGCCAAGACCTTCTCCGGCGGCTGGGTGATGCGCGCCCACCTGGCCCGGCTCCTCGTCGCGGAGCCCGCGCTGCTCCTCCTCGACGAGCCCACCAACCATCTCGATCTGGAGGCGCTGCTCTGGTTTCAGGACTACCTCAGCCGTTATCCGGGCGGGCTGGTCGTCATCTCGCACGATCGCGCGTTTCTCAATGCGCTGTGCACCGGCATCCTCGAACTCCGCAGCGGCCGGCTGAATCGCTACACGGGCAACTATGACGACTACTTGAACGAGCGCGACGCCCGCAAGGCGCAGCAACTCGCCGCCTTCAAGAACCAGCAGCGCGAGATCGCTCACCTCCAACGCTTCGTCGATCGGTTCGGCGCCAAGGCCTCCATGGCTTCCCGCGCGAAATCCAAAGAGAAGCAAATCGAACGCCTCGAGGCCGTCGCCGTCGACGAGCCGGAGGACGATCTCAAACGGATCCACTTCAAGTTCCCGCAGCCTCCGCGTTCCGGGCTGCGCGTAGCCACCTTGGAACACGTCCAGCAAGCTTACGGCGATCATGTCGTGTATCGGGACCTCAATTTCGAGGCCGAGCGCGGCCAACGGATCGTGCTGGTCGGTCCCAACGGCGCCGGCAAGTCCACCCTACTCAAGATTCTGGGCGGCGTGATTCCGATCCAGGGCGGGAGCTTCGAACTGGGCAGCAACGTGATAACCGGCTACTTCGCGCAAAACCGGCTCGATAACCTCCGCGCCGACGCGACGGTCTTCGACAACGTGATGGAGTTGCGCACCAACGAGAATCAGCTCACCGAACAACAAGCCCGCGCGATCCTCGGCGCTTTTCTTTTCCGCAAGGACGACGTGTTCAAGAAGGTTTCCGTGCTGTCCGGCGGCGAGAAATCGCGGCTGGCCCTGGCCCGACTGCTGGTCAAACCGCCCAATCTGCTCCTGATGGACGAGCCGACCACGCACCTCGACATGGCGTCAATCGACGCGCTGGTCAGCGCGCTGCAGAATTACGAGGGCACGCTGATCTTCATCAGCCACGACGTGTATTTTATTCGCGCGCTCGCCCGCAACGTCCTGCACGTCCATTCGGGCCGGCTCACGCCGTATGCGGGCGACTACGACTACTACCTGGAGAAATCTCGCGCGACCAACGAGCGCGCGGCGCTCACGGCCGGCTTCACCGATGCGCGGCCCGTGCAGGTGAAAGCGGCTGCCGCGCCCGAGCCCGCCCCCCGCAAGAAAACCAGCCCAAACGAGCTGAAGAAGCTGCGCATCGAAGTGGGCAAGCTGGAGCAACGCGTAGCCGAGCTGGAGACCAAGCAGTCCGAGCTCACGGCCGAACTGGAGGCCCCCGAAACCTACGCGAACAAGGGGCGTTTTCACCACCTCAACCGCGAACTCACCGTCATCGTCGATCAGATCGCCGCCGCCACCGCCGAGTGGGAGACCGCCGCGACCAAGCTGGCCGAGCTGGAAAAACCGTAG
- a CDS encoding DMT family transporter, with translation MLASFLAALFFALNATCATYSVRASGALRANLGRITLAAIVLGAFAHTVGFGFASASVGWFLLSGVIGMGIGDLGTYGALPLLGSRLTVLMIQCLAAPIAALGEWLWLGTKLTLPQILWGALILVGVAFALVPTRRSPPRVRVRPVGFLLGLLAAAGQGLGALVSRKAVDVATAAGELTHNVTFGLSAAYIRILAGLVFTVVWFLALRQLGRVGPAPVLATARERRHARLWMIANGLAGPVLGVGCYQWALATTPSGIVLPIAATTPLLSIPIALWLEGDRPTRRSIVGGVIAVAGCIALTLAR, from the coding sequence ATGCTCGCGTCGTTTCTCGCCGCCCTTTTTTTCGCGCTCAACGCCACCTGCGCCACCTACAGCGTCAGGGCGTCCGGCGCGCTGCGCGCCAACCTCGGCCGTATCACGCTCGCCGCGATCGTCCTCGGCGCCTTTGCGCACACGGTGGGCTTCGGCTTCGCGAGCGCCAGCGTCGGCTGGTTCCTGCTCAGTGGCGTCATCGGCATGGGCATCGGCGACCTCGGCACCTACGGCGCACTGCCGCTGCTCGGGTCGCGACTCACCGTCCTGATGATCCAGTGTCTCGCCGCGCCGATCGCCGCGCTTGGCGAATGGCTCTGGCTCGGCACCAAGCTCACGTTGCCGCAGATACTCTGGGGCGCGCTGATCCTCGTCGGCGTCGCGTTCGCCCTGGTGCCGACCCGCCGCAGCCCGCCGCGTGTGCGCGTGCGACCGGTCGGATTCCTGCTCGGACTCCTCGCGGCGGCCGGCCAGGGGCTCGGGGCCCTCGTCAGCCGCAAAGCCGTGGACGTCGCCACCGCCGCCGGCGAGCTGACGCACAACGTCACCTTCGGACTCAGCGCCGCCTACATCCGGATTCTCGCTGGGCTCGTGTTCACCGTCGTGTGGTTTCTCGCGTTGCGACAACTCGGCCGCGTCGGCCCTGCGCCCGTGCTCGCCACGGCGCGCGAACGACGGCACGCGCGGCTTTGGATGATCGCCAACGGTCTCGCCGGACCCGTTCTCGGCGTCGGCTGCTACCAGTGGGCGCTCGCCACGACGCCGAGCGGCATCGTGTTGCCAATCGCCGCCACCACCCCGCTGCTGTCGATTCCGATCGCGCTCTGGCTCGAAGGCGACCGTCCCACCCGCCGCTCGATTGTCGGCGGCGTGATCGCTGTCGCCGGCTGTATCGCGCTCACCCTCGCCCGCTAG
- a CDS encoding deoxyhypusine synthase family protein, translated as MKAKKSRAKPEVLNAALAAKKGPVSQFIARNYRHFNAAALLDAAKGYEAHLTAGGKMLMTVAGAMSTAELGISLAEMIRRDKVHAIVCTGANLEEDIFNLVAHDYYERVPHYRQLTPKEEAALLNRHMNRVTDTCIPEMEAMRRIEAAVLEEWMRADEAGERYFPHEFMYLLLRSGKLKKSYQIPPENSWMLAACEKNLPIIVPGWEDSTLGNMYAAAVIRGDVKNVHTVRTGIEYMTTLADWYTKTAKPLRNGEGSIGFFQIGGGIAGDFPICVVPMLHQDLRRRGSPLWGYFCQISDSTTSYGSYSGAVPNEKITWGKLAPSTPKFIIESDATIVAPLVFSWVLGA; from the coding sequence ATGAAAGCCAAAAAATCCCGCGCCAAACCCGAAGTCCTCAACGCCGCGCTTGCGGCCAAAAAAGGTCCGGTGTCGCAATTTATCGCGCGGAACTACCGTCACTTCAACGCGGCCGCGCTGCTCGACGCGGCGAAGGGCTACGAAGCTCACCTCACGGCGGGCGGCAAGATGCTGATGACCGTGGCGGGCGCGATGTCCACCGCCGAGCTCGGCATTTCGCTGGCCGAGATGATCCGCCGCGACAAGGTCCACGCGATCGTCTGCACCGGCGCCAATCTTGAAGAAGACATCTTCAACCTGGTGGCCCACGACTACTACGAGCGGGTACCGCATTACCGGCAGCTCACGCCGAAGGAGGAAGCGGCACTGCTCAACCGCCACATGAACCGCGTGACGGACACCTGCATCCCGGAGATGGAGGCGATGCGCCGGATCGAGGCCGCGGTGCTGGAAGAGTGGATGCGGGCGGACGAGGCGGGCGAGCGCTATTTCCCGCATGAGTTCATGTATCTGCTGCTGCGGAGCGGGAAGTTGAAGAAAAGCTACCAGATTCCGCCGGAAAATTCCTGGATGCTCGCGGCGTGCGAGAAGAACCTGCCGATCATCGTGCCGGGGTGGGAAGATTCCACGCTGGGCAACATGTACGCCGCGGCGGTGATCCGCGGCGACGTGAAGAACGTGCACACGGTACGCACCGGCATCGAATACATGACGACGCTGGCGGACTGGTATACGAAGACGGCGAAGCCGCTGCGCAACGGCGAAGGCTCGATCGGATTTTTCCAGATCGGGGGCGGCATCGCGGGTGATTTTCCGATCTGCGTCGTCCCGATGCTGCATCAGGATCTGCGGCGGCGCGGCAGTCCGCTCTGGGGCTACTTCTGCCAGATCAGCGATTCGACCACGAGCTACGGCAGCTATTCGGGCGCGGTGCCGAACGAGAAGATTACCTGGGGCAAGCTGGCGCCCAGCACGCCGAAGTTCATCATCGAGAGCGATGCGACGATCGTGGCGCCGCTGGTGTTCAGCTGGGTGCTCGGCGCGTAG